The Apis mellifera strain DH4 linkage group LG8, Amel_HAv3.1, whole genome shotgun sequence genome contains a region encoding:
- the LOC413875 gene encoding 60S ribosomal protein L31, whose translation MAKSKEKKGKSAMSEVVTREYTVNLHKRLHGVGFKKRAPRAIKEIRKFAEKQMGTPDVRIDTRLNKQLWSKGIRNVPFRVRVRLSRRRNDDEDSANKLYTLVTYIPVASFKGLQTENVDASQD comes from the exons ATGGCTAAAtccaaggaaaaaaaaggtaaaagtGCTATGAGCGAGGTTGTGACTCGTGAATATACAGTGAATCTCCACAAACGTCTCCATGGTGTTGGATTTAAAAAGCGTGCTCCACGAGCTATTAAAGAAATTCGCAAATTCGCTGAAAAACAAATGGGAACTCCAGATGTGAGAATTGATACACGACTCAATAAACAACTTTGGTCTAAAGGAATtag gaatGTACCATTTAGAGTTCGTGTACGATTAagcagaagaagaaatgatGATGAAGATTCtgcaaacaaattatataccCTTGTTACTTATATACCAGTTGCTTCCTTTAAGGGTTTACAAACAGAAAATGTTGATGCCAGTcaagattga
- the LOC552560 gene encoding protein phosphatase 1 regulatory subunit 14C, translated as MEGGGVLTAERSPARANLHVAFTEKGEVKERREKFLTAKYGSHQMSLIRKRLAVEMWLFDELEKLYESVNESGKNREVEIDIDELLDMDSDEHRRRFLQELLVDTKKPPHDINKFINDLLEKAKTL; from the exons ATGGAAGGAGGTGGAGTACTTACAGCAGAACGCAGTCCAGCTCGTGCAAATTTGCATGTAGCTTTTACTGAGAAAGGGGAGGTAAAGGAACGcagggaaaaatttttaacagctAAGTATGGATCTCATCAGATGTCTCTTATTCGTAAAAGACTTGCAGTTGAAATGTGGTTGTTTGATGAGTTagagaaattatatgaatcaGTT aATGAAAGTGGTAAAAATCGAGAAGTTGAAATCGATATAGATGAACTTCTTGATATGGATAGTGATGAACATAGACGAAGATTTTTGCaa gaATTACTAGTTGATACAAAGAAACCACCACATGATATAAAT AAATTCATTAATGATTTACTTGAAAAAGCTAAAACACTTTGA
- the LOC552582 gene encoding brahma-associated protein of 60 kDa isoform X1: MAQRFPVPNTGNNGPPPQRYAASSVPPNLRQYSGPNFPMQQRSGFTPPPQMANAGPGPASIIRANQPYSNMRQGPMPTPPVGKRSADQRIPMSQQKPYFWNSDFSHSTSKKKKKLADKILPQKVRDLVPESQAYMDLLAFERKLDATIMRKRLDIQEALKRPMKQKRKLRIFISNTFYPAKEAGEGEEGSVASWELRVEGRLLDDTKNDPNKVKRKFSSFFKSLVIELDRDLYGPDNHLVEWHRTLTTQETDGFQVKRPGDKNVQCTILLLLDYQPLQFKLDPRLARLLGVHTQTRPVIISALWQYIKTHKLQDSHEREFINCDKYLEQIFACSRMKFAEIPQRLNPLLHPPDPIVINHVISVEGTETKQTACYDIDVEVDDTLKTQMNNFLLSTASQQEIQSLDNKIHETVETINQLKTNREFFLSFVKDPQQFINKWIISQTRDLKTMIDVVGNPEEERRAEFYYQPWAQEAVCRYFYTKVQQKRAELEQALGIRNS; the protein is encoded by the exons ATGGCACAAAGATTTCCTGTACCAAATACAGGGAATAATGGTCCTCCTCCACAAAGATATGCAGCATCATCTGTGCCTCCAAATCTTCGACAGTATTCTGGTCCAAATTTTCCT ATGCAACAGAGATCTGGATTTACTCCTCCTCCACAAATGGCCAATGCAGGACCTGGACCAGCTAGTATAATAAGAGCAAATCAACCTTATTCAAATATGCGTCAAGGACCTATGCCTACTCCACCAGTTGGGAAAAGAAGTGCAGATCAACGTATTCCTATGTCACAACAAAAACC GTATTTTTGGAACAGTGATTTTTCACATTCCACatccaagaagaagaaaaagttggcAGATAAAATATTGCCACAAAAAGTGCGCGATTTAGTACCTGAATCTCAGGCTTATATGGACTTACTCgcgtttgaaagaaaattagacgCGACTATAATGAGAAAACGACTCGATATACAAGAAGCTCTCAAACGtccaatgaaacaaaaaagaaaattacggatatttatttctaatacatTTTATCCGGCAAAAGAAGCTGGTGAAGGTGAAGAAGGATCAGTTGCATCTTGGGAACTTAGAGTTGAAGGACGTCTTTTAGACGATACAAAAAATGATCCTAATAAG gtgaaaagaaagttttcttccttttttaaaagtttagttATAGAATTAGATAGAGATCTATATGGGCCTGATAATCATTTAGTTGAATGGCATCGCACATTAACAACACAAGAAACAGATGGTTTTCAAGTAAAAAGACCTGGAGATAAAAACGTTCAATGCACTATTCTTTTACTTCTTGACTACCAACCTTTACAG tTTAAATTAGATCCTAGATTAGCACGACTTTTAGGTGTACATACCCAAACACGACCTGTTATCATATCCGCTCTTtggcaatatataaaaacacatAAACTTCAAGACAGTCATGAAagggaatttataaattgtgatAAGTATTTAGAGCAAATATTTGCTTGTTCAAGGATGAAATTCGCCGAAATACCACAGCGTTTAAATCCATTACTTCATCCGCCAGATCCAATCGTAATTAATCATGTTATTAGCGTTGAAG GTACAGAAACGAAGCAGACTGCGTGTTATGATATAGATGTAGAAGTTGACGATACATTAAAAACGCAAATGAATAACTTTTTACTTTCCACCGCAAGTCAACAGGAAATCCAGAgtctcgataataaaattcacgaaACGGTTGAAACAATTAaccaattaaaaacaaatcgagaatttttcttaagcTTCGTCAAAGATCCTcaacaatttatcaataaatggaTAATTTCGCAAACAAGGGATTTAAAAACTATGATAGATGTTGTTGGAAATCCAGAAGAGGAACGTAGAgcagaattttattatcaaccaTGGGCACAGGAAGCCGTTTGTCGATATTTCTATACAAAAGTTCAACAGAAACGCGCGGAATTAGAACAAGCACTCGGTATTAGAAACTCATAG
- the LOC552582 gene encoding brahma-associated protein of 60 kDa isoform X2, whose product MAQRFPVPNTGNNGPPPQRYAASSVPPNLRQYSGPNFPMQQRSGFTPPPQMANAGPGPASIIRANQPYSNMRQGPMPTPPVGKRSADQRIPMSQQKPDFSHSTSKKKKKLADKILPQKVRDLVPESQAYMDLLAFERKLDATIMRKRLDIQEALKRPMKQKRKLRIFISNTFYPAKEAGEGEEGSVASWELRVEGRLLDDTKNDPNKVKRKFSSFFKSLVIELDRDLYGPDNHLVEWHRTLTTQETDGFQVKRPGDKNVQCTILLLLDYQPLQFKLDPRLARLLGVHTQTRPVIISALWQYIKTHKLQDSHEREFINCDKYLEQIFACSRMKFAEIPQRLNPLLHPPDPIVINHVISVEGTETKQTACYDIDVEVDDTLKTQMNNFLLSTASQQEIQSLDNKIHETVETINQLKTNREFFLSFVKDPQQFINKWIISQTRDLKTMIDVVGNPEEERRAEFYYQPWAQEAVCRYFYTKVQQKRAELEQALGIRNS is encoded by the exons ATGGCACAAAGATTTCCTGTACCAAATACAGGGAATAATGGTCCTCCTCCACAAAGATATGCAGCATCATCTGTGCCTCCAAATCTTCGACAGTATTCTGGTCCAAATTTTCCT ATGCAACAGAGATCTGGATTTACTCCTCCTCCACAAATGGCCAATGCAGGACCTGGACCAGCTAGTATAATAAGAGCAAATCAACCTTATTCAAATATGCGTCAAGGACCTATGCCTACTCCACCAGTTGGGAAAAGAAGTGCAGATCAACGTATTCCTATGTCACAACAAAAACC TGATTTTTCACATTCCACatccaagaagaagaaaaagttggcAGATAAAATATTGCCACAAAAAGTGCGCGATTTAGTACCTGAATCTCAGGCTTATATGGACTTACTCgcgtttgaaagaaaattagacgCGACTATAATGAGAAAACGACTCGATATACAAGAAGCTCTCAAACGtccaatgaaacaaaaaagaaaattacggatatttatttctaatacatTTTATCCGGCAAAAGAAGCTGGTGAAGGTGAAGAAGGATCAGTTGCATCTTGGGAACTTAGAGTTGAAGGACGTCTTTTAGACGATACAAAAAATGATCCTAATAAG gtgaaaagaaagttttcttccttttttaaaagtttagttATAGAATTAGATAGAGATCTATATGGGCCTGATAATCATTTAGTTGAATGGCATCGCACATTAACAACACAAGAAACAGATGGTTTTCAAGTAAAAAGACCTGGAGATAAAAACGTTCAATGCACTATTCTTTTACTTCTTGACTACCAACCTTTACAG tTTAAATTAGATCCTAGATTAGCACGACTTTTAGGTGTACATACCCAAACACGACCTGTTATCATATCCGCTCTTtggcaatatataaaaacacatAAACTTCAAGACAGTCATGAAagggaatttataaattgtgatAAGTATTTAGAGCAAATATTTGCTTGTTCAAGGATGAAATTCGCCGAAATACCACAGCGTTTAAATCCATTACTTCATCCGCCAGATCCAATCGTAATTAATCATGTTATTAGCGTTGAAG GTACAGAAACGAAGCAGACTGCGTGTTATGATATAGATGTAGAAGTTGACGATACATTAAAAACGCAAATGAATAACTTTTTACTTTCCACCGCAAGTCAACAGGAAATCCAGAgtctcgataataaaattcacgaaACGGTTGAAACAATTAaccaattaaaaacaaatcgagaatttttcttaagcTTCGTCAAAGATCCTcaacaatttatcaataaatggaTAATTTCGCAAACAAGGGATTTAAAAACTATGATAGATGTTGTTGGAAATCCAGAAGAGGAACGTAGAgcagaattttattatcaaccaTGGGCACAGGAAGCCGTTTGTCGATATTTCTATACAAAAGTTCAACAGAAACGCGCGGAATTAGAACAAGCACTCGGTATTAGAAACTCATAG